The Vicugna pacos chromosome 32, VicPac4, whole genome shotgun sequence genomic sequence ATGTCCTGAGGGGCGAGTGGCGGGCGGGGAGCCTCAGCCTGGAGAGGATTAGGAGGTCGTTGGCGCCCCTGAAACCCAAGGTGGCTGCTGGCTCTGGGAATGGGCGTCTGACCCCTCTGTGGCCTCCACGATCCGGGGAAAATCCTCGAGGCCGAGTTAATACCAAGACcaatttttatttcaacaaaCTTAATTCTCAACAATGTGATACTGAGGGAGAGGGATTTTCCTGCCTCAGGGGGAGGGGGTCCTGACACAGTGCcgcccctcctcttcccccacagctgtccccacctctgggcaggggctgggccacCGAGGATGCAGCTCCTGGGGACAGACCAGTTCAGGCTGCTCCCTCGCTCCCAGGCCCCTGAGATGGGCGAGGGGACCCCCAAGCCCCCACCTCTGCTCTCCCCTCACTGAGGGCAGGGTCCAACCCTGCGTGTGACCTTAGCAGCTCGGGTTCGGGAAGGTTTGCTCGGAACACCTAAGCTCATGTTCTCAGGGTCACACTGACCCACTTCCAGGGGCCTGGGCTCAGACACTCTGCGGTGCTCCCCAtgggccctgggggaggagcagggcctgggggcaGATGGcgcccccagctctgcccacctccaggagctcagagaggagaggaagggaggggccgGGGCCCAGAGGGCTTGGCCCGACCTCACTGCCCCCCAGCCGAGCCTGGGTCGACCCGGAAGCTGCTCTCTGGGGATAATCGATGGTCTGGGGGCCGCAGTGGCTGCAGGATGGTCGGGAGCCCTGTCAGAAATTCCTCCTGACGTCGACCACATGCGTTGCCTGGCGGGGCCAGGCgggccaggccccagccccactgctctgccctccctccacAGGCCCCCTTCCATGCCAGGTACCCACCGCCCCCTGTTCTGTAAGGGGGAGTGGGCCCACTGGGGCCATGGCCAGTGCCCATGCCTGTGCCTGCAGGCCTGGGGGCAGTGGGGTAGCCCCAGGCAGGACACTCGCTGGGGGCAGGGGTGATTCCCGCAGAGGGACCAATGTCTGCAGAGGTTAGAAGTACTTTGGGGCTGCCACATTGGCCCGGGGCTTCTGTCAGAGGGTACTGCTCCAGGGCAAGGTGGGGCCCCCAGGGCACCCTACGACAGGCCAAAGTCAAACCAGATGGGCTGGGGGCCCATGGGGCAGGCTGGCCATTCGTCACCGTTATCTGCCCCGCCGCCAAAATcacaaacacatttttaagtgAAGGACTGGCTGCCACTGGCCTTCGGGCCCTGATGCCGCCCAGCTGTGGCCacactgtgggggtggggtggggggaggggatggagagggGGTGTGGGGAGCCAGCAAGTGGCACAAGGGAGGTGTGCCTGCCACCCCCGACGTGCCCCTCAAAGCTGTCCCGGAGGCTGAGCCAATGCTCACCCGCCACTGTCCAACGGCAGCCTCCCCTGCTTGGAGCTCTCTGGAGCTGGGGTGCAGGGCCCAGCCACCTCTGCCCACCACCTTCCTCCCCAAGCCTGGGCATCACAGATCTACCCTCTGACCCATGTGCTGTGCATCAGGGCTGCTCCAGGGAACAGAGGGACACCAGGTGGGAGACATGCCTTCTGTACGGGGCTGGTGGCCCAGTGGTCATTCTACAGGACAAAGCTGGGGAAAGACCCAGAGGGACAAGAAAGAAACAGGGGCACATGATCAAGAGAAACAGAGATGGTGTGTGAGCCTGGAGCCTGTCACCAGAGGCCCATACTCACCACAAGGCTGGCTGAGGCTCACGGGCAGGGCCAAACTCACTCTTGCTGTGGCGTAACTTTGCGAGGGACAGGGCCGTCCTCCAGGGCCtgcaggtgagggtggggctgggctgtgtctgGCCATCACTCTGGGAGCTGAGCAGGTCCTGCCCGGCACCCTGGACCCCCGGGCAGGCCCGCAGGGGTGGGGGGCGCCGGGAGAAATGGCCTGTGACGGGGGTGGGCGTCCCGGGCGGGAAAGCAAACAGTGTCAGCGGCTAATGAGCGGGAACCAGCCTGGGGCTGAGGGCCCGGGGAGGGGCACTGTCATCGCTCATCCTGACAggcgggcggggggtggggggcccggGACCAGAGGTGGAGGGGAGCATGAGAGCCGACAGAGGGTCCCCTGGAGACCCGACCCcgcacacagacagacagacggacagggGAGGCAGCCgggcccccagcccctgctggcTCCCATCCCCCAACTGCCGTGGCCCAAAGGACCTGACTTGTTCCATCATCTCTCCTGTCGGATCTGGCTGCCCCCACTCCAACCCACAGACTCTGTAGGACAAAGGAGACCGCCAGGAGGGGGCCGAGCCTGGGACCCCGGCAGTGCATGCTGGGAAGCAGGACTCTGGGGTCTGGAGGCCCTGCGCCTcctcgggcctcagtttccccacctttgCAAGGTGGAGGAGAGCAGGCGTATTCTGAGGGTCCCCCCGACTTTCCTATCCCCCTCCTTCCCTGTATGTAGCCCCAGCtgccctcggggtcctcaccctTCAGACAGTCCTCCCCTAAATCTCGATGCTTCCAACAGGCCTAGCAGCAGCGGGTGGGCTGAGTCCACATCGAGGGAAGCAGCCCCTCCTGTCCTGCCCAGTTCATAGGTGGGGAGACCAAGGAGCCCAGTGGAGAGGGTTCTTGGCCTCCAGGCCTCTAGCTTCCAGCTCCCACCCAGCTGAGCCAACTCAGCCTCTCGGCCACCATCTGTCCCCTGAAATCGCTGGGGTTCTGAATGGGCAAGACCTTGGACGCACTCCTGAGCCCCTCCTGGCCCAGCCCCGGCCCAGTGGTGCATAGGTGCCTGCCTGTGGGGTGTCCAGGCCCCTGTCCTGCCTCCGCCGAGAGGGAGGAACAGCCATAAATTCACACCGCCAGCCGCCCGCGGGATAAATGTGTCATCGGCTGCACGATTTACGAGCACACCCCTGGCCTGCGAGGCAGAGAAAACAAGCCTGTGTACACATGGTGCGGCGGGCAGGGAGGGTGGCTGCCCAGGGCGCACGGGGCATGGCGGGCCAGCAGGACACACGCACGTGGGAGGTGTGAGGACACGGACACGAGGGCTCAAGGAGCTGGGACTGGTCGTTCCCCCCTCCACATGCGCACTCACCCGTCAGGAGATGGCACAGCTGCTCAGGGACGCCCGGCTCACCACGCAGAGGCACACAAGGTTCTTCTTGTCTCAGACCCTCGCGAAGACTTGCTCTTGCCTGCACCCTCCCTGGGATTACAAGCAAACCCCTGCCTGCAAGGATCTGCAGAAGGGAAGCCAGTGAAGGCACTCTGGGTGCTTGcccgtgtgcttgtgtgtgtgtgtgtgcaggctaCCCCGTCCCCAGACAGCCCATGAGGATGGTCTTGGTGGAGGAGACCCAGACCACTGCATGGGGATGCAAAGGCAGAGCAGGGGACCAGCTGCCCAAGGAGGACACCAGGCCAGGGCACTGGGAGGAGAGGACGTGTGGACATGGAGGCGGGGAGATGACACTTCCCGCTTGGGGCCCACCTGCTTCGACTATCTCAGAGGCCCCGCCAGTCCAGCCACTGAACACGCCCCAGACACGGGCACTAATGGAGCAAGGCCGTAACACAGGAGGCCCTTCAAGTCCTGCCGCCACGCCTGACCGCCGTTCCCACTGCCCACCTCATCCCCCAGGACCAGATCCAGGCTCCAGGCTCAGCTGGCGCCAACCTCAGTTACCTGCTGGGACCAACCTAGGCACAGCAGCCCAAGCCTGAGAATGCAGGCAGGTCCCGGGAGCCTCAGGGGGCAGTTGGAGAGGACTTGGAGGACCCAGGCCAGGTGAGGAGGACTCAGGAGGACACAGGGAGGACTCTGGACGCACAGCAGCACCCCTAAAGACTGACAGGACTCAGGAGTTTCTTGGAATTGAGAGTGCCAGTCAGCTTTAGCTGCCAACCCCCTTCCACCCTTCCATAGATGATCTGGACATGGATCATGGACACAGCTGATCTGGACACAATCTGGGGACACTTTCCCTGCTGGCCTTGCCAAGTATGGCCCCTGGCAGATTCAGGTGACAGTAAATCCccagcccaggagggaggggctgacAGATGTCTCAGGAACTACAGTGGTAGAACCATGTCACCCCAAATATGGAGAGGCCACATCGACCCCCACACCAAGGTTCCCACACCAGGGACTCACAGAGAAGAGACCCCAGATGAGGCATCTGCAGCAGAAAGACCCACAAAATAGGGACCTCTCACCAGGGACTCACAAAGCTGGGCGAGGCATTTAGCTCCAGGAGAGGCCCAGGGCTCCAGCAAACAGGCCTGCCCCACTCTTCTTATACAGAAAGCCGATGCTCCCAGCACTCCCTCCGCATGGACGTCTCTGGGTGGCAGCGTCCAGGGGCTCCTGCTTGCTCTGGGTCTGGCACTGGTGCTGTCCCAGGCCTGGTGAGCACCCTCAGCAGGCACAGGGCACAGGCGGGCGTGCCGGGACAGGAGGCTGTCAGGGCGTCTGCCACTCCCCACCCTGCCTAGACGGAAGCCCTTCCTCGGAATCCTTCAAGAGCATCTTTAAACAAACAAAGCACAGGGAAAAGCAAACTCCCCAGTACAAATCCCATCAAAATAGACTTTCACGTAACCCGCAGCTTCCCACCGGGAGCCCTTCAGAGGTCGAGGGGGCAGGATTCCTTGGGTGACACTGAAGGCGAATTGTGGGGGCCCACGCTGCCGGGacctccagccccaggctgcagccccGTCTGTGGTTGGCAGGTCGGGGGACCCTCCACTTCCCCTGGGGTCTGCACCCCTACACCCAGCAGGTGAAGCTTGAAGGACCCCTTCCAGTCCCTCCCACCTCTGAGGGTCCCTTAGTCCTACTGGGGGCACAGTGACCTTGTGGGAAGGGCTCCTCATGACTGGCACAGAGGCAGAGAAGGCAgcacctggggggtgggggtggggagggctgggcaggCTGCCCTCGCTGTTGAAGGTGATTTCTCCCTGCCCCCCCTGCCACAGGAGGGTCTTGTTTGGCCCAGAGTCCCCCAGGGACACTGGTAGTAGGGAGCCAGCTAGTTCCCTAGGGGTGGGGGGCCTCCCTTGGTCCCCAAATCTCCACCTCCAGCCCTCCCCAGGCAGCAGTGGCCTTCAGACAGGGACGTACACTGGTGGGACGAGGATTGGGAATGAAAGATTGGATGGCATCCCCTGCACACTCGGGGCCCctaccctctctccctcccacaggCTGATCCTGGCACCCCCCTAGCCACAATCTCTGTACCCTCCCCTGAGAGGTGGCTCCTGGATGTCCCAGGGgatcttccctgtccccacctccacacactgGGTCCCAGGGCTCAGGAGGTCTGTTCTGAGGGTCAAGGGGACCATCCCTGTGACAAGGCCTATAGGACACTCAGTGCCTTGCTCAGGCATAGAACTCCAAGGACTCTTGTCCCTGCCCTGGACCCGGAGACAAATCAGGAAAGATTTCATGGTGATGATTGTAGGTTTCTTTGTATACAGGTGGCCTCACCTCTGCCACATGCACCCCGAGGGCTGTCTGCAGGACAGACACCTGGGGCAGGGGTTGTCGAGGCCAGCCTGCAGGGACAGGGGTCTGGGTACACCGtgcaggccctgggagcagccctgGGGGCTCTATCCAGCCTGGCCTGCCCAGTACTGACCCCAGGGGAGCTGACACCTGTGGAGGGGCCCACCTGGCCCATCTCTCAGCACGCTTTGTCCCGCTGGCCCTCGGCAGCCAGGGGTGGCGGTGACAGGAAAGCAGGACCGAAGGAAGGAGAGATGGCATTTCCCCGGGGCAGAGGGGCCCCCGGGAGGCTTCACTGGGGAGGATCGATGACCCCCAGTTCCTGCAGGGCCAGCCCGAGGTCTCCTGATAGGACAGGACATCTCCCTGCAGACGTTTCCTGCCTGAGGACAGAGAAATTGAGGGcagtgagagtgtgcatccagtGTAGACAGCAATGAGTGTAGACAGTGGGGGTGTGGCTGtgctgaggaaaaaaaagagttgggGGTTGGGGATCCCCTAAGGACGGTTTAAGGAGGGAAGGACACAGTCACCAGGCCCAGTGACCCCAAAGACCCCCTTCAGCCTGGGGGGCAGGGCTTCCCGAGAGCCCCCTGCTGATTTATGGtcctctgggggaggggagttaCGGCTGCTAGTTCTTgatcccacctcctcctccttgttGGGGGTCAACTAGCTGGGGTGGGGTGGCTCTCAGCTGGTTTCCAGATGGGCCTGGTGGAGGGGGCGCCTGGGGGTGGGAAGCAAAGGGACCTAGTGGTGTCAGCTGGCGGCCACAGCCGCCTTTGTCTCTCTGGAGCTGTCTCTCACCTCCAGGCCTGTCTCTGTCTGCCTCGGGCTCTGTCTCTGTCACATGAAGCCCCCCCTTACCCACGGCCGCCTgagttggtgggggtgggagctaGTGATTTATCACCCGCTGCCTGTCCTCCATCGGAAACGCCGGGGGTGGGCGCAGACGGTGAGCTGAGCTATGGGCCCCCAGGGCTGCGCCACCCACCCCAATGTTGTTGCTCTGTCTGGGCGGCCGTGCGCCCACCCCTTGACGTGGCCAGGACTtggcccccagaccttcccaGGGCCTTGTCCGCGTTGGGCCCCTCATGTCCAAGCCAGCGAGGGGCTGGCCCTTCCCCAGGCTGGAGGGGCCGGAGGAGGACCCGCACTCCCCTGCTAGGTTTATCTGGACGCTGTCTCAGTCCCTGGGCATCTGGGTGGCGTGGCGAGGCTAGCGCCTCACTGTCACCCTCCGCGCAGCCTCGCAGCCCCCGCCTGCCACGATGCACACAGCAGGGGCTCAATAAGTGTTTACGGAGCAAACAAGCGGCGGAGGGCGGTCGGCGCACCTGGGCCGATCCCCCAGCACCCTGTCCGGCGGAAGAGGTCCCTTATCTTCCCAGCGGCCAGTTGTCAGCGCGCGGGGGAGGGGCGCCCCCTCGTCCCCCCACCTCCGTCTGCTGGCGCCaactccccgccccgcccccaagGGAGCGAGCCGCCCGCCCCCGCGCGCCTGGGCTGGTCCGGCTCTGGGCTGCGCTTCCAGGCGGGCGGCTGTCTGAGCCCCGCGCCCATCCGCCGCCCGCGCTGGCCGTTCCGCAGACCGCGAGCGCCCTCTGCTGCCGGACGTGGGTCGCGCGCCCGGGTACGACTGGCCACAGGCACCGGCCCATTTCACGGAGGCGGACACGCGGGCTCCCCGCGCAGGTTGGGGCTGTGTCTGCCCGGGCTGCCGTCTGGCCCTGCCAAGGCTCTCTTTACGCAACCCCTTGGTCGGCTGCTTACCCGCTAAGATGTGGCTTGAGTCGCGGGCGACCTCAGGGTCCTGCGCCTGTTCCTGGGGAGGGCACTGCGCAGGACACGTAGAGTGAGGCCTTGATTAGTCAGATACAGTCACAGCACAAAGGTCATGCCTGCCCCCAGGGACCAGTCCCATGGGGAAAAGCTGAGCCTTGACCTAAGCCTTGAGGTCTTGGGAGCCACACTGCCCCCTCAGTGAGGTTGGGGGGCAGGGTGTGGTTGGAGGACCCTGAGGCTGCCGAGCAGGGACCCAGAACCAGCCAGCCTAGGGGCTAGCGGTGAGGGTGGCTAGCAGGGCTTTGGGTGGATCCCGACCTGTTCCCACCTGTAAGAAGTCTGAGGCCACAGAGGGGACTAGGGGAGGGATCCTGGGGCAGGTGTGTTGTCTGTGTGATGGAAGACATGCTGTAGGTTGGGGCATGGAGGCctctgagctgggggaggggtgtcCAGGCCTCTCCCTACACAGGGCCATTCAGGGGCGCTGAGCTGGGACCGTCCACTTCCCCACACTCTGGAGGTTGAAGCCCCAGGGTTAGTGGGTGGAGGGTCAGCTCAGGGTCAGGATTGGGACTGGGGGCTCCCAGGCAGCCTGGATGAGGTCAGCAAGTTAGGCGAGGCTGGTATCCCTCTGTGGTCAGCAACTCGCCAGGAGCCCATCTAAATCCTGGACAACTGGCAAGAGGGGAGGGGGATCCTGGAGAAACCATGGGATCGAGCTGCCATGTCATCCAGCAAGTGGGAAGTTCTTTCCTAAGTCTGACCACACTGTGGTGCCAGCCTCTTTCTCCATCAGAGAAAACTCCAGCCTTGTGCAGCTCCAGGCCCTGATGCTCCCTCAGCAGGATGCTGGCCTGGGAGCCCTCAAGCCTGAGGGCAGTGAGTAGTGGAGCTGGGCCTCTGCTGAGCACTCCCCACAGCTCCTGCTGGACCTGTTCCACAGCCCGGGGGGCCGCCTTTTCTTAGCTTGGGGTCACCTAGGACACCCAGGCCACTTTTTTCTGGGTCTGGCATTTGCCCCCCCAAAGTCCTCAGTGAGGAGGAGAGGGGGTCCCAGGGACCGGGTCTCAGCGCTGCTCTCAGGGCAGCTATGGAGAAAGCTCTGGGGCCCAGCAGGGGGAACCCTCTCTGGGATCTGGTTTCCTTCTCTGGAAAGTAGGGGCAACACCCCCTCCTGCACCACATTGGGACTGAGTTTAGGAGTGACCCATGTACCTTGCTGTGACAACCACTATTACCTCTGACCCCCACCAGGGGCGCTGGGAGTGCTGAGTCACTCCCTGAGGAAGGCAAGGTGGCAGTTTATTTGTACAAAAGGGGCCACTGTCCCAGATGAGGTGATAAGTCTGGATGGACGGCTGGGCAGTCAGCTGCAGCCCACAATGGGCCGGATGCCACACACCTGCCCACAAAGGAGGGGGTGGCTCCGGCCTCACGTCCCACCGGCAGCCCTGAGATAGCATCAGCCCGACCGGAGGGCCATCCGTCTTGTCCCACAAAGGCCAGGACAAAGGCCATGTCACTGGCAGCCTCCCCGACCTGGTCAGTGGGGCCGGGAGCCTTCCTGTGCCAGGCAGCTGGGGCCCAGGCCTGAGGCTCCTTATCAGGGTCCTGTTTGGGGTGAATAGCAAACAAGCCATGTTGTTGACAGGGCCACGGTGGGGGGGGGACACCGAGGGTAGAAGTGGGACCTCAATAATGAGGAAAGCTCTGGCCTACCTTGTGGGCACCCAGGCCCTCATTAGCAGCCTGAGCCGAGCTGGGGCCCCCATAGAGGTGGCTGCTCGGCCTGGGACAGGGAGACTGGGGATGGAGGTGGTCAGAGGTGACTTCCTTCGAGAAATGGCAGCCCGGTGGGGGACATGATTCAGAGACCTCCAGTGCCTCCTCAACCCCTGTGGGGAACTTCCGTGGTCCACACCTCACTTGCCCTCCAGAGGTTCTTACTCAGATGCCTAGGGAGTTACAGCTGGGCTACCCAATCATCCTCatcacccaacccccacaccatCCCTGACTGCCCTGAAAGCTGCCTGCGTGGCATGGTCACTGCCATCAGGGAATCTCACACCCGAGCTGTCCTCAGAGCCACCTTGCACTGACTCCCGGAAACTACCACTCTGAACTTCTCTTTCTTGCCATATTGCCTGCGGGGGACCCAATGTCCCCTCAGTGTCCTCCCTGCCCACACTGTAACGTCCCAGTGTCCTCAATGTCCCAGCATCCTCACTGTCCTCAGTCCTCACACTCCAGTGTCCTCGCTGTCCCAGTGTTCTCACTCCCCACAGTGCAGTCACTGTCCTTCGAGTTCTTCTGAGCCCTCCCACTTGAACTACTGTGAAGTCAGCGGCCAGGGAGTTCACTCGCTGACCTTGTGCTTGTCAGGTCATGTCGGGTGTATGAAAATGTCATACGTTTCTGCCCCCTTGAACCACCTCTCACCCCGGCGGCAGCTTTTTCTGGGTTGGGGAGGCGCATAATTTCGGGTCGCGTGGTGCAGAGGCCGGTCAGATGCGGAGCAGGGTTTATTCGCACTGGAGATGGTGTGGGGACTGTGCGGGTCCGGGCGCCGGTTCGCCCCGGGCCGGCTCTGCGGCCGTAGGGCCCGCAACCCGGGCGGCATGCTGGCGTGTCTGGGGGATTGTACGAGCGGAGGACGCGCACGGGGTGGGGCCGATCGGGGGAGCCAGCCGCGCTACTCAGCGTCCTCGCTCGGCTCtggctccggctccggctccgcCGCCAGCGGGGAGGTCAGCGGGGCGGTCAGCGGGGTGCTCAGCAACCACCTGCGCGCGGCCCGGGCGCGCAGCCTCCGCAGGCGGCACAGCAGCAGAGCCAGCAGCAGCGCGTGCAGCAGCCCGAGGccgagcagcaggagctgcgccGCCAGGGCCCCGCGGCAGAGCTCGCCGGGCGGGCAGGCGGCGCGCAGCTCGTCCTCCGCGAGGTAGGGCAGCACGCGGCCGCGCAGCGCGGGGGGCGCGGCGCAGCGCAGGTCGCGGTAAGGCTCGCGCTCGATCCGGCCGGCCAGCCAGGCGCGCAGCGGCACCAGGTGGCAGTCGCAGCGCCAGGGGTTGGCGTCCAGGTACGCGGCGCGCAGCACCGGCAGCGCGTCCAGGATCCCCGGCGGCAGCGCCGTCAGGTTGTTGCCCGTCAGCACCAGTTCGGTCGTGTTCAGCGGGAAGGCGGCCGGCAGCGAAGCCCACGTTAGCCCTCGGCGCCCGCAGTCCACGCGCGTCCTCGCGCAGTGACACGGTGCGGGGCAGCCAGAGGCCGGGCGGCTGGGCGGCgcgagcaggagcagcagcaggccCAGCGCCCCGCGCGGCCCTGGAACGGAAGCGCGGGGGTGAgcccggcccgcggggcccctGGAGCGCCCCCCATTGCCCGCACGCTTCTCCACCCCGACCGCCCCGCTCACTGGCCGGGATCCCCTATAAATGTGACCCAAATCTCTTTCAATTACAGCCCC encodes the following:
- the GP1BB gene encoding platelet glycoprotein Ib beta chain, with product MGSGPRGALGLLLLLLAPPSRPASGCPAPCHCARTRVDCGRRGLTWASLPAAFPLNTTELVLTGNNLTALPPGILDALPVLRAAYLDANPWRCDCHLVPLRAWLAGRIEREPYRDLRCAAPPALRGRVLPYLAEDELRAACPPGELCRGALAAQLLLLGLGLLHALLLALLLCRLRRLRARAARRWLLSTPLTAPLTSPLAAEPEPEPEPSEDAE